A portion of the Acidobacteriota bacterium genome contains these proteins:
- a CDS encoding RNA polymerase sigma factor: protein MITRPTDHQLLVRASKGDKAAFAELYDRHHRSVWGFLLKMSHDHTLTSDMTQEVFLEVLKYPDRFDPTRGATMETWLCAIARNLYLMHCRKTDRETSRGEPVPESVLMTSLSSNRTAFETVAIARIDVRRALSNLSLEQREVLVLADMEDHQVKEISFIIGISVAAVKSRLLRARENVRKLLI, encoded by the coding sequence ATGATTACCCGGCCAACTGACCATCAGTTATTAGTCAGAGCCTCAAAAGGTGACAAAGCCGCGTTTGCCGAGTTGTATGACCGACATCACCGGTCCGTCTGGGGATTTCTCTTGAAAATGAGCCATGACCACACATTGACCTCAGACATGACGCAGGAAGTGTTTTTGGAAGTGCTCAAATATCCAGATCGGTTTGACCCCACCCGAGGTGCCACGATGGAAACCTGGCTCTGTGCCATTGCTCGGAACCTGTATCTTATGCATTGTCGAAAAACAGATCGTGAAACTTCCAGGGGTGAGCCGGTACCGGAATCGGTTCTGATGACCTCGTTGAGTTCAAATCGCACTGCGTTTGAAACGGTGGCGATTGCCCGGATTGATGTTCGGCGCGCCCTTTCAAACCTTTCGCTTGAACAACGTGAAGTTCTCGTCCTGGCTGACATGGAAGATCATCAGGTCAAAGAAATTAGTTTTATCATTGGCATTTCGGTTGCAGCCGTTAAATCAAGACTTTTACGCGCCCGTGAAAATGTCCGAAAACTCTTGATTTAA
- a CDS encoding CHAT domain-containing protein, with the protein MIHLFSLFLKNFSRWLWIIPLCLVSQPMQAQVPAHKLTLNQEQKLIWSPGQQIVFELMLSQPATMKVRVEQRGLDLSCSVIEPGGTEVFQVDTPTGLWGFEEGYWKANQVGIYKIVVKASLTSHTVPKECSIVVSECSSGEFASRSVLQAAFNTAKNTRTSEGFLEVATLARQQGDQRMEGFALKKAADALSRQGNFDQAEDLYQQAEVKLAATGERGGRLIAVSALAQQNEKRGRFRAASQGFERVRQFYLELGDHLHWAKRALDVSRNEYCLGNSVAIIPVIEEALVVLKTFHLREAEALMLSGLAVDYDAGGFFDAAETAHTKAASLLVESDPPETKLQVWCNQAAHYIFIGRWDDAFDLLRDKALPLAKSNQLTSQTATATYLIGWAWYRRGNLETASTFCRSALELLPQMNDLHLQAILYHNVATMLQKLGKHQEAIELLEHKAIPKLRELQSNRDLAAALNVAGRVEADRQNYKQASLYLAESRELLQSVSSPDWLSNTLYWQARIGILTNQLDQAEADLREAIRLTETLKQNTPGLAQIDYFATTQTMYDALIEILFRKHKASPAKGYDQEAFLWNERRLARGMVEKMATTELTQSEADSLPVEWKQLSEVKVEINRLAAQRAALLITDQPQASDLEKVERQLAPLLRTKDRLAATLTSPIKPAGLTNPDLTSLQKMVDASTALVEFHVGEFASYAWIMTEGGFRSVTLPSKAELQPLINELQASVPRSQANFKVASTPTSGLKPTLAKLSTQLLRPLALPPSISRLIMVRSDVLNWVPLAALPLPEKPVLPLLAQCEISYSPSATFASQLLQRQSKPTQEAGSILVMADPVFTLADSRLPQVARLSGTKSERVEIAEPSNTFRGLRFSRLPASSAEAALIERLCKGKVVKKLGFDASRSLLSEGKANQFQMIHIATHSVIREKDPSLSGLLFSLLDSQGKAQDGFLTLMDIAGLPLKTDLVVISACQTADGKLIEGEGPLSFSRAFLLAGARTVVGTQWAVDDKVTSELMKLFYEQLFTYHLPPTQALRKAQLHMLKNPAYQSPEHWAAFECYGDWR; encoded by the coding sequence ATGATTCACCTCTTCTCGCTTTTTTTGAAAAATTTTTCCAGATGGCTTTGGATCATTCCCTTGTGTTTGGTTTCCCAGCCGATGCAGGCTCAGGTTCCAGCCCACAAGCTAACCCTGAATCAGGAACAAAAGCTGATCTGGTCACCCGGCCAGCAAATCGTTTTTGAACTGATGCTCTCTCAACCGGCAACCATGAAAGTCAGGGTTGAACAGCGCGGGTTGGATCTGAGTTGCAGCGTGATTGAACCTGGTGGAACCGAAGTGTTCCAGGTTGATACCCCAACCGGGCTGTGGGGATTTGAAGAAGGGTATTGGAAGGCGAACCAGGTGGGGATTTACAAAATTGTGGTGAAGGCATCATTGACGAGCCATACAGTACCCAAAGAGTGTTCAATCGTGGTTTCAGAATGCTCTTCAGGTGAATTTGCATCTCGGAGTGTGCTCCAGGCAGCCTTTAACACTGCGAAAAATACCCGAACATCTGAAGGTTTCCTTGAGGTTGCTACACTTGCCCGGCAACAAGGTGACCAACGAATGGAAGGTTTTGCTCTCAAAAAAGCCGCTGATGCCCTCTCACGCCAGGGGAACTTTGATCAGGCCGAAGACCTGTACCAGCAGGCAGAAGTCAAATTAGCTGCAACAGGTGAAAGGGGTGGGCGATTAATAGCTGTCTCTGCCCTGGCACAACAAAATGAAAAACGAGGTCGGTTTCGGGCAGCCAGCCAGGGGTTTGAACGTGTTCGCCAATTTTATCTGGAATTGGGGGACCATCTTCATTGGGCGAAACGTGCCCTTGATGTTTCCAGGAATGAGTATTGTTTAGGAAATAGTGTCGCGATTATACCAGTAATCGAAGAGGCCCTGGTGGTTTTGAAAACATTTCATTTACGTGAGGCTGAAGCCTTAATGTTGAGTGGATTGGCTGTTGATTACGATGCCGGTGGATTTTTTGATGCCGCCGAAACTGCCCACACCAAAGCTGCCAGTTTGTTGGTGGAATCTGATCCACCGGAAACCAAACTACAGGTTTGGTGTAATCAGGCAGCACACTATATTTTTATAGGTCGGTGGGATGATGCGTTTGATTTATTGCGGGATAAAGCCCTGCCACTGGCAAAAAGCAACCAGCTCACAAGCCAGACGGCAACCGCCACGTATTTAATTGGATGGGCCTGGTATCGTCGGGGAAACCTTGAAACGGCCTCCACCTTTTGTCGGTCAGCACTCGAACTGTTGCCTCAAATGAATGATCTTCATTTGCAGGCCATCCTCTATCACAACGTGGCGACCATGCTCCAAAAATTAGGGAAACACCAGGAAGCCATTGAGTTGTTAGAGCACAAAGCGATTCCAAAACTTCGAGAGCTCCAATCCAATCGCGACCTTGCGGCGGCATTAAACGTTGCCGGGCGGGTTGAAGCTGATCGCCAAAACTATAAACAGGCATCGCTGTATCTGGCTGAATCCAGGGAACTGCTTCAGTCAGTTTCGTCTCCAGACTGGCTCTCCAACACGCTTTACTGGCAGGCCCGGATTGGCATTCTGACCAATCAACTTGATCAAGCTGAGGCTGATTTGCGGGAAGCGATCAGGTTAACCGAGACGCTCAAACAAAATACACCGGGTTTGGCCCAGATTGACTACTTTGCGACCACCCAAACCATGTATGACGCCTTGATCGAAATTCTCTTTCGCAAACACAAAGCTTCGCCCGCCAAAGGGTATGACCAGGAAGCCTTTTTGTGGAATGAGCGTCGGCTGGCCCGAGGTATGGTCGAGAAAATGGCAACCACTGAGTTAACTCAATCCGAAGCCGATAGCTTACCCGTGGAGTGGAAACAGCTTTCTGAAGTCAAAGTTGAAATAAACCGTCTGGCGGCACAACGGGCCGCACTGTTGATAACCGATCAGCCACAAGCCTCTGACCTTGAAAAAGTGGAACGGCAACTGGCGCCGCTCCTGCGGACAAAAGACCGGCTAGCTGCCACCTTGACTTCACCCATCAAGCCCGCCGGATTAACCAACCCTGATTTGACGAGCCTTCAAAAAATGGTAGATGCCAGCACGGCACTGGTTGAATTTCACGTCGGTGAATTTGCCTCCTATGCCTGGATTATGACCGAGGGCGGATTCCGAAGTGTGACGCTCCCATCCAAAGCCGAACTGCAACCGCTCATCAACGAGTTACAGGCCAGTGTTCCCCGTTCCCAGGCCAATTTTAAAGTAGCTTCCACCCCCACCTCGGGACTCAAGCCCACGCTCGCCAAACTTTCAACCCAACTGTTGCGCCCGCTGGCCTTACCGCCCAGTATCAGCCGCCTGATTATGGTGCGGTCTGATGTGCTCAACTGGGTGCCGCTGGCGGCGTTGCCACTTCCAGAAAAACCAGTACTTCCACTTCTTGCTCAGTGTGAAATCAGTTATAGCCCATCAGCGACCTTTGCCAGTCAACTTCTGCAACGCCAATCAAAACCCACTCAAGAGGCAGGATCAATCCTGGTGATGGCGGATCCGGTATTTACCCTGGCGGATTCCAGATTGCCACAGGTTGCCCGCTTGAGCGGAACGAAATCAGAGCGGGTCGAAATCGCTGAACCCTCGAATACGTTTCGAGGGCTACGGTTTTCACGCCTCCCGGCTTCAAGTGCCGAAGCCGCTTTAATTGAGCGGTTGTGTAAAGGAAAAGTCGTCAAGAAACTGGGATTTGATGCCAGTCGGAGCCTTTTGTCCGAAGGAAAGGCAAATCAGTTTCAGATGATCCATATTGCGACCCATAGCGTGATTCGCGAAAAAGACCCATCCCTTTCGGGGCTGTTGTTCTCGCTGCTTGATTCCCAGGGCAAGGCCCAGGATGGGTTTTTAACCCTGATGGATATTGCCGGTTTGCCTTTAAAAACTGATTTGGTGGTGATCAGTGCCTGTCAGACCGCGGATGGAAAATTGATCGAGGGCGAAGGACCGCTCTCGTTTTCACGGGCCTTTTTGCTGGCCGGCGCCCGCACGGTGGTCGGCACCCAATGGGCCGTGGATGACAAAGTCACCTCAGAATTGATGAAACTCTTTTACGAACAATTATTTACCTATCATCTTCCACCAACCCAGGCCCTGCGAAAAGCCCAGCTCCACATGCTCAAAAACCCTGCCTACCAGTCACCCGAACACTGGGCGGCGTTTGAGTGTTACGGAGACTGGCGGTGA
- a CDS encoding macro domain-containing protein, whose translation MKLHLVDLNAQLVTEWRRAFAPFPEVEIVCADLIAVAHSCVVSPANSYGFMDGGIDREYFELFGQRVQNRVQDLIAQRPEGKLPVGASLVIRTHHEQVPFLILAPTMEFPGPCSHVNAYHAMVAVLRAANSISGLVSDVFCPGLCTGTGRVAESDAADEMAAAYRDWKRKGDRVTG comes from the coding sequence ATGAAACTTCATCTGGTGGATCTCAATGCCCAACTTGTGACCGAATGGCGGCGAGCCTTTGCTCCCTTTCCCGAGGTGGAAATTGTTTGTGCCGATTTGATCGCGGTTGCCCACTCGTGTGTGGTGTCACCGGCCAACAGCTACGGGTTTATGGATGGCGGCATTGACCGCGAATATTTCGAGTTGTTTGGCCAGCGAGTCCAAAACCGGGTTCAAGACCTCATTGCCCAGCGACCCGAAGGAAAATTACCGGTCGGCGCCAGTTTGGTGATTCGAACTCATCACGAACAGGTGCCATTTTTGATTTTAGCGCCGACAATGGAGTTTCCCGGCCCATGTAGTCATGTGAACGCTTATCACGCAATGGTGGCCGTTTTACGCGCAGCAAACAGCATTTCTGGATTGGTCTCAGATGTGTTTTGTCCTGGTTTGTGTACCGGCACCGGTCGCGTTGCCGAATCGGACGCCGCTGACGAGATGGCCGCCGCGTATCGTGATTGGAAACGCAAGGGTGACAGGGTGACAGGGTGA